From Drosophila nasuta strain 15112-1781.00 chromosome X, ASM2355853v1, whole genome shotgun sequence, one genomic window encodes:
- the LOC132797265 gene encoding gastrula zinc finger protein XlCGF7.1-like isoform X2, protein MQKEAEDDMIDECFENENYDEDEDEDEGDDDDDSLDLDAIEQQLQEVEDMLADSAAEQQPDSKEEFDYIEECSDSPDESVIEDYSLSNSDKPPTIQAAFKPRKAPPEFNCSYCGKVCERREHLREHERIHTGERPFECKECGATFAQRSNWRVHMNSTHFKLANHKCIDCGRSYKRKRLLDNHIKSVHRRIRDLKCKQCGSSFASAISLKKHLLCHTGERNYSCQICGKRFSRPENRNVHHFVHSIRKPYACSVCGEGFIRKQQLVQHSKISSHPNPNIVRLKPQFNAANSDRLRLAKKQA, encoded by the exons ATGCAAAAGGAAGCCGAAGACGATATGATCGATGAATgctttgaaaatgaaaattatgatgaggatgaagatgaagatgaaggtgacgatgacgatgacagcTTGGACTTGGATGCGATCGAACAACAATTGCAGGAGGTGGAAGATATGCTCGCGGATTCCGCAGCTGAGCAGCAGCCGGATTCTAAAGAAGAGTTTGACTACATAGAGGAATGCTCGGATTCCCCGGACGAGAGTGTCATAGAAGATTATTCGCTGTCAAATTCAG ATAAACCGCCGACAATACAAGCCGCATTTAAACCACGCAAGGCGCCGCCTGAGTTTAATTGCTCGTATTGCGGCAAAGTTTGCGAACGTCGCGAACATCTGCGGGAGCACGAAAGGATTCACACCGGCGAGCGTCCGTTTGAGTGCAAGGAGTGCGGCGCCACGTTTGCCCAGCGCTCCAATTGGCGTGTACACATGAATTCAACGCACTTCAAGCTGGCCAATCACAAGTGCATCGACTGCGGTCGCTCATACAAACGCAAACGCCTGCTCGACAATCATATCAAGTCCGTGCACAGGCGTATACGTGATCTCAAGTGTAAGCAGTGTGGCTCCTCCTTCGCCAGTGCCATCAGCCTAAAGAAGCATCTGCTGTGTCACACGGGCGAGCGAAACTATAGCTGTCAGATCTGCGGCAAGCGATTCAGCCGTCCCGAAAATCGCAATGTCCATCACTTTGTGCATAGCATACGCAAGCCATATGCCTGCAGTGTGTGTGGCGAGGGCTTCATACGCAAACAGCAGCTGGTCCAGCACAGCAAGATCAGCAGCCATCCCAATCCCAATATCGTGCGCCTCAAGCCGCAGTTTAATGCAGCCAACAGCGATCGGCTAAGACTGGCCAAAAAACAAGCCTAA
- the LOC132797266 gene encoding large ribosomal subunit protein uL22: MGRYSREPDNATKSCKARGPNLRVHFKNTHETAQAIKRMPLRRAQRFLKAVVDQKECVPFRRFNGGVGRCAQAKQWKTTQGRWPKKSAEFLLQLLRNAEANADYRGLDVDRLVVDHIQVNRAQCLRRRTYRAHGRINPYMSSPCHVEVILTEKEEVVAKATDDEPTKKKLSKKKLQRQKEKMLRSE; encoded by the exons ATGGGCCGTTACTCACGTGAGCCAGATAACGCCACCAAGTCGTGCAAGGCGCGCGGACCAAATCTACGTGTTCATTTCAAG AACACCCATGAGACCGCACAGGCCATCAAGCGCATGCCACTTCGTCGTGCCCAGCGTTTCCTCAAGGCCGTCGTCGATCAGAAGGAGTGCGTGCCCTTCCGCCGTTTCAACGGTGGTGTCGGCCGTTGTGCCCAGGCCAAGCAGTGGAAGACTACACAGGGTCGCTGGCCCAAGAAGTCTGCCGAGttcttgttgcagttgctccGCAACGCTGAAGCCAACGCCGACTACAGAGGTCTCGATGTCGATCGCCTGGTCGTCGATCACATTCAGGTGAATCGCGCTCAGTGCCTGCGTCGCCGCACATACCGTGCTCACGGTCGCATCAATCCCTACATGTCGTCGCCATGCCATGTTGAGGTGATACTCACCGAGAAGGAGGAGGTTGTTGCCAAGGCCACCGACGATGAGCCCACAAAGAAGAAGCTCTCCAAGAAGAAGCTGCAGCGTCAAAAGGAAAAGATGTTGCGttctgaataa
- the LOC132797265 gene encoding zinc finger protein 70-like isoform X1, with protein sequence MNIPRSIERCYLCNCAFVDNKVYEHMFEERFNERGLQQSTLASILAMALGIKLQAEEVHSVFICSTCKVSLLNFEAISRQLFQLRYEIIETHAQTSQLHAMQKEAEDDMIDECFENENYDEDEDEDEGDDDDDSLDLDAIEQQLQEVEDMLADSAAEQQPDSKEEFDYIEECSDSPDESVIEDYSLSNSDKPPTIQAAFKPRKAPPEFNCSYCGKVCERREHLREHERIHTGERPFECKECGATFAQRSNWRVHMNSTHFKLANHKCIDCGRSYKRKRLLDNHIKSVHRRIRDLKCKQCGSSFASAISLKKHLLCHTGERNYSCQICGKRFSRPENRNVHHFVHSIRKPYACSVCGEGFIRKQQLVQHSKISSHPNPNIVRLKPQFNAANSDRLRLAKKQA encoded by the exons ATGAATATTCCCCGTAGCATTGAGCGTTGCTACCTTTGCAACTGCGCTTTTGTGGACAACAAAGTTTACGAGCATATGTTTGAAGAGCGTTTCAATGAGAGAGGTCTGCAGCAGTCCACTCTAGCCAGCATATTGGCCATGGCTCTGGGTATCAAGCTTCAGGCCGAAGAAGTGCACTCTGTG tttATTTGCAGCACCTGCAAGGTAAGTCTGCTTAACTTTGAGGCGATCTCGAGGCAATTGTTCCAGTTGCGATACGAAATAATTGAAACACATGCACAAACTAGTCAATTGCACGCGATGCAAAAGGAAGCCGAAGACGATATGATCGATGAATgctttgaaaatgaaaattatgatgaggatgaagatgaagatgaaggtgacgatgacgatgacagcTTGGACTTGGATGCGATCGAACAACAATTGCAGGAGGTGGAAGATATGCTCGCGGATTCCGCAGCTGAGCAGCAGCCGGATTCTAAAGAAGAGTTTGACTACATAGAGGAATGCTCGGATTCCCCGGACGAGAGTGTCATAGAAGATTATTCGCTGTCAAATTCAG ATAAACCGCCGACAATACAAGCCGCATTTAAACCACGCAAGGCGCCGCCTGAGTTTAATTGCTCGTATTGCGGCAAAGTTTGCGAACGTCGCGAACATCTGCGGGAGCACGAAAGGATTCACACCGGCGAGCGTCCGTTTGAGTGCAAGGAGTGCGGCGCCACGTTTGCCCAGCGCTCCAATTGGCGTGTACACATGAATTCAACGCACTTCAAGCTGGCCAATCACAAGTGCATCGACTGCGGTCGCTCATACAAACGCAAACGCCTGCTCGACAATCATATCAAGTCCGTGCACAGGCGTATACGTGATCTCAAGTGTAAGCAGTGTGGCTCCTCCTTCGCCAGTGCCATCAGCCTAAAGAAGCATCTGCTGTGTCACACGGGCGAGCGAAACTATAGCTGTCAGATCTGCGGCAAGCGATTCAGCCGTCCCGAAAATCGCAATGTCCATCACTTTGTGCATAGCATACGCAAGCCATATGCCTGCAGTGTGTGTGGCGAGGGCTTCATACGCAAACAGCAGCTGGTCCAGCACAGCAAGATCAGCAGCCATCCCAATCCCAATATCGTGCGCCTCAAGCCGCAGTTTAATGCAGCCAACAGCGATCGGCTAAGACTGGCCAAAAAACAAGCCTAA